One genomic region from Leptospira montravelensis encodes:
- a CDS encoding helix-turn-helix domain-containing protein — protein MLRKKRGIKQYDMARALGVSPSYLSKIETGAQDPTEKFKSSCAKYLKTSVDKLFNESAVEDIYPEFSNGLKNKLWAVRRELGIKQYDFAKKLKVSTPFLSKVELGLLEPPEDFKNLVSKVLKMEKNELFLG, from the coding sequence ATGCTTCGCAAGAAGAGAGGTATCAAACAGTACGATATGGCAAGGGCGCTGGGAGTTTCTCCAAGTTACCTGTCCAAAATTGAAACTGGAGCCCAAGATCCGACTGAAAAATTTAAGTCATCTTGTGCCAAGTATCTCAAGACCTCTGTTGATAAACTTTTCAACGAAAGCGCTGTGGAAGACATCTACCCTGAGTTTTCCAATGGATTGAAAAACAAACTTTGGGCAGTTCGACGTGAGTTAGGTATTAAACAATACGATTTCGCAAAGAAATTGAAGGTTTCCACTCCGTTTTTGTCAAAAGTAGAACTTGGGCTTTTAGAACCACCTGAAGATTTTAAGAATCTGGTTTCTAAAGTTCTAAAAATGGAAAAAAACGAGTTATTTCTCGGCTAA
- a CDS encoding LIC12015 family putative lipoprotein, translating to MNLKKYLTLGVSLGLILLPILNCSKDSEILATFDGGTVTRKEMNFVIEASKRGNTEPQPISADIQAKILESIALEKILLKDAIASKKVAEADVQKIESLVNQFLKLNVYMREYVKNGLKEKPLEFVNLQLALVRGEDEATNLKKAEDLANKLNSLSDKEIAEEISKVTDDITRRPIAGKLEPFCTNCAETPLEDILAEVKKAKKGTFISYAKAGEGRIAYVVRSTGTEKVHPERLRKYFTSIFDEFKKEATEYGKTHEDPETKASVAYFTEGESADKASQFASHTMKEYEQGLYQKELKKITEESGITVANLPRFTGPNDIDPKIFTPDYSLYSNREGKNYTWKDLSAEFEAIPNVLKQEYKDEKSKTWDMLNLFQSTILQGKIAETSDRVQDVGSEIGYLMQMDKMKVSLALKSLQDEIKAIPVTVTEAQMKDAYEAGKMYAYADPDPKNPQNRIPKPYGAVRERIKSEMEGAQRNSFIEQKVSGLKTTYNLVIAADRLKEVTL from the coding sequence ATGAATCTAAAAAAATATCTCACTCTGGGTGTTTCACTCGGTTTGATACTCTTACCAATTTTGAATTGCTCGAAGGATTCTGAAATCCTGGCGACATTCGATGGTGGCACTGTAACTCGCAAAGAAATGAACTTTGTGATTGAGGCTTCGAAACGAGGCAATACTGAACCGCAACCTATTAGTGCCGATATCCAAGCAAAAATTTTAGAGAGTATCGCTTTAGAGAAAATCCTACTCAAAGATGCGATTGCTTCCAAAAAAGTTGCGGAAGCAGATGTTCAAAAAATTGAATCACTTGTGAACCAATTTTTGAAACTAAACGTTTATATGCGTGAATACGTTAAAAATGGTTTAAAAGAAAAACCATTAGAATTTGTGAATCTTCAGTTAGCGCTTGTTCGTGGAGAAGATGAAGCTACAAATCTTAAAAAAGCGGAAGATTTGGCAAACAAACTGAATTCTCTGTCGGATAAGGAAATTGCGGAAGAGATTTCTAAAGTGACAGATGATATCACAAGAAGACCAATTGCTGGAAAATTAGAACCTTTTTGTACAAACTGTGCAGAAACACCATTGGAAGATATTTTAGCAGAAGTGAAAAAGGCTAAAAAAGGAACTTTTATTTCTTATGCGAAAGCAGGAGAAGGAAGGATTGCTTATGTAGTTCGTTCCACTGGAACAGAAAAAGTGCATCCAGAAAGACTTAGAAAATACTTCACATCTATTTTTGATGAATTCAAAAAGGAAGCTACTGAATACGGAAAAACTCATGAAGATCCAGAAACCAAGGCATCCGTTGCTTATTTTACAGAAGGTGAATCGGCAGACAAAGCAAGCCAGTTTGCTTCTCATACAATGAAAGAGTATGAACAAGGTTTATATCAAAAAGAACTAAAAAAGATTACTGAAGAAAGTGGAATCACTGTGGCGAACCTTCCCCGTTTTACAGGTCCAAATGATATCGATCCAAAAATCTTTACTCCTGATTATTCTCTATACTCAAACAGAGAGGGAAAAAATTATACATGGAAAGACCTGAGCGCAGAATTTGAAGCCATTCCTAATGTTCTAAAACAAGAATATAAAGATGAAAAATCCAAAACTTGGGACATGCTCAATTTGTTCCAATCGACCATCCTTCAAGGAAAAATTGCAGAGACTTCGGACCGAGTGCAAGATGTGGGATCAGAAATTGGATATTTGATGCAAATGGATAAAATGAAGGTTTCTTTGGCGTTAAAATCGCTACAAGATGAAATCAAAGCCATTCCTGTGACCGTGACAGAAGCACAAATGAAAGATGCCTATGAAGCAGGAAAAATGTATGCTTATGCGGATCCAGACCCTAAAAACCCACAGAACCGTATTCCAAAGCCCTATGGTGCAGTTCGCGAAAGAATTAAATCAGAGATGGAAGGGGCGCAAAGGAATTCATTTATTGAACAAAAAGTTTCTGGATTAAAAACTACTTATAATTTAGTGATCGCGGCTGATCGTCTAAAAGAAGTTACATTATAA
- a CDS encoding STAS domain-containing protein: protein MSLDDLVVSTEKIDTVYVTKLQGNLNNFTSEKCIKSVLNSLKHGSVILDLEELNMVTTQGIIAFKTLSEEAFLHKHKIILINLPLSVRQAFLMAGVRNLFPIANNEEAAFKMASRPSR from the coding sequence ATGAGCCTAGACGACTTAGTAGTTTCCACGGAAAAAATAGACACAGTGTATGTGACCAAATTGCAGGGGAACTTAAATAACTTCACTTCTGAGAAATGTATCAAATCAGTGCTTAATTCCTTAAAACATGGATCCGTCATTTTAGATTTAGAGGAGTTGAATATGGTGACCACTCAAGGAATCATTGCTTTCAAAACTCTAAGCGAAGAAGCATTTCTTCACAAACACAAAATCATCTTAATCAATCTTCCGTTAAGTGTTAGACAAGCATTTTTAATGGCGGGTGTTCGTAATTTATTTCCCATAGCAAACAATGAAGAGGCAGCATTTAAAATGGCCTCAAGACCCAGTAGGTAA
- a CDS encoding diacylglycerol/polyprenol kinase family protein, which translates to MNSGFNFFRKIWHVLGLIIPVTLFFDPFKDAFGLVFATRAILVTALGILLISLLILEFVRLNHSGFENFFYKYFGFLMKESERKRFNGTVPYFFANFLVVLFFPAEIAILAILFLVIGDPFAAFVGSKYGKHRFYNGKSLEGIIGFLVPAFLFSILALFLITKSQPGSFLAILDNQEVILWTPIYLVFISVISACVTEFFANTTAKGLVDDNLLIPIVGAVVLSVLSLLYLDYTPMDFFFDPKALYIQK; encoded by the coding sequence GTGAATTCAGGATTTAATTTTTTTCGTAAAATTTGGCATGTGCTCGGACTCATCATCCCCGTGACTTTGTTTTTTGATCCCTTTAAGGACGCCTTCGGACTTGTTTTTGCCACTCGGGCAATTTTGGTGACAGCACTTGGAATCTTACTGATTAGTTTGTTAATCTTAGAATTTGTTCGGCTGAACCATTCTGGCTTTGAAAACTTCTTTTATAAATACTTTGGGTTCTTAATGAAAGAATCGGAAAGAAAAAGATTCAATGGTACCGTTCCTTATTTTTTTGCCAACTTCCTTGTTGTTTTGTTTTTTCCGGCGGAAATTGCCATACTTGCGATTTTGTTTTTGGTAATAGGGGACCCGTTTGCGGCCTTTGTTGGAAGTAAGTATGGGAAACACCGATTTTATAATGGGAAGTCGCTCGAAGGAATCATTGGGTTTTTAGTTCCCGCTTTTTTATTTTCCATCCTTGCACTCTTTCTCATTACCAAATCCCAACCAGGGAGTTTCCTTGCAATCTTGGACAACCAAGAAGTCATTCTTTGGACACCCATCTACCTAGTTTTCATTTCTGTAATTTCTGCTTGTGTGACGGAATTTTTTGCAAACACAACAGCCAAAGGACTTGTGGATGATAACCTTCTCATCCCAATTGTGGGGGCGGTGGTTTTATCGGTATTGTCTTTACTCTATTTGGATTATACACCTATGGATTTTTTCTTCGATCCTAAGGCCTTATACATTCAAAAATAG
- a CDS encoding DUF4416 family protein, translating into MPQEILERPSGASFFVILSYQEEGILFELKAMAEKRFSKILYESVLLPKWTPDETEKEFAYPGRFTKVLSFKQRIHREELVEKKKECLEFQSLLQKKDQSVLLIPGYVTSHNIVIAKSKDDFHRTYLFQGVYGETIYFFSRSQLVVAESAQNYFREREVSYFFNTLRESYEFNKFKS; encoded by the coding sequence ATGCCACAAGAGATTTTAGAAAGACCATCGGGAGCTTCGTTTTTTGTCATTCTTTCCTACCAAGAGGAAGGAATTCTTTTTGAGCTAAAGGCAATGGCGGAAAAACGGTTTTCTAAAATTCTCTATGAATCTGTTTTACTTCCTAAATGGACACCTGATGAAACTGAAAAAGAATTTGCTTATCCGGGAAGGTTTACAAAAGTTCTTTCATTCAAACAAAGAATTCATAGAGAAGAACTGGTAGAAAAAAAGAAAGAGTGTTTGGAATTTCAATCACTTCTACAAAAAAAAGACCAGAGTGTGCTTCTTATCCCCGGTTACGTCACTTCGCATAACATTGTAATAGCGAAATCAAAGGATGATTTTCACCGTACGTATTTGTTCCAAGGTGTTTACGGAGAAACTATTTATTTTTTTTCCAGAAGCCAACTCGTAGTGGCTGAATCGGCACAAAACTACTTCCGAGAAAGAGAAGTGAGTTATTTTTTTAACACCTTAAGAGAATCCTATGAGTTCAATAAATTCAAATCTTGA
- a CDS encoding TldD/PmbA family protein, giving the protein MDRTSIEKRLNDQKDLLSNLVKKAKTNGIDQVEIYSSYGYSEDVSLEKNDLNNCTATEENMFGIRVITEGNQGFIISNHIPSLYESIEEAYSLAKSQSTPDFDLGLPEPESIQNHFNQYDPSLDTMGIEDLVNSAKEALGWRNDLYPKVNIDSGDFSLSKGYKLIVSSKGVMAHELGAELSASVMGMGVDGDLVGSFDYDSASGFDKGQFQTLWKKAFMNFGDKCMGALYAKPISGFQGKVLLPPEAVYSFFLGLFIGSLNGTSLRKGKSKMAGKLGEKVASPLLSIWDDPTNNSFMGSTGFDREGLPTSKKSVLTAGVLDTYFYNTYEAKKAGLKKSNGSATGGAQSLPGCGPKQLQIAPGASAKDEFFKLPGKTLFVNRISGTKDGASGDFSGVIKGGYLLENGEKIPVREVQIVGNAFDTLNQIEAISKEGELLGESSFVPYMLLDGFTITGVTEE; this is encoded by the coding sequence ATGGATCGTACTTCGATTGAAAAACGTTTGAACGACCAAAAAGATTTACTTTCTAATTTAGTCAAAAAAGCAAAAACCAATGGAATCGACCAAGTAGAAATTTATTCTAGTTACGGTTATTCGGAAGATGTGAGTTTAGAAAAAAATGACCTAAACAACTGCACGGCAACCGAAGAAAATATGTTTGGGATTCGTGTGATCACTGAGGGAAACCAAGGTTTTATCATTTCCAATCATATCCCTAGTCTTTACGAGTCCATTGAGGAAGCCTATAGTTTGGCAAAAAGCCAATCCACTCCGGATTTTGATTTGGGCCTACCGGAACCAGAATCCATCCAAAACCATTTCAACCAATATGATCCTTCTTTAGATACAATGGGAATTGAAGATTTGGTAAATTCTGCCAAAGAGGCTCTAGGTTGGAGAAATGATCTTTACCCCAAGGTCAATATTGACTCGGGAGATTTTTCGCTTAGCAAAGGTTATAAACTCATTGTTTCTTCCAAAGGTGTGATGGCCCATGAACTTGGAGCGGAACTATCAGCCTCTGTGATGGGAATGGGTGTGGACGGGGACCTCGTCGGAAGTTTTGATTATGATTCTGCAAGCGGGTTTGATAAGGGACAATTTCAAACTCTATGGAAAAAGGCTTTTATGAATTTTGGAGACAAATGTATGGGGGCACTTTATGCCAAACCCATCTCCGGATTTCAAGGGAAAGTTTTACTTCCTCCCGAAGCTGTGTATTCCTTTTTTCTTGGTCTTTTTATTGGGTCTTTAAATGGGACTAGCCTACGGAAAGGCAAATCGAAAATGGCAGGAAAGTTAGGTGAAAAAGTCGCCTCCCCTCTTCTGTCCATTTGGGATGATCCAACAAACAATAGTTTTATGGGCTCCACTGGGTTTGACCGCGAAGGCCTACCTACTTCCAAAAAATCAGTGCTGACAGCGGGGGTTTTAGATACCTATTTTTATAATACCTATGAAGCTAAAAAAGCCGGTCTTAAAAAATCCAATGGATCTGCCACCGGTGGTGCCCAAAGCCTTCCTGGTTGTGGCCCCAAACAATTACAAATTGCCCCAGGCGCTTCCGCTAAAGATGAATTTTTTAAACTCCCTGGAAAAACTCTATTTGTGAACAGAATTTCGGGGACCAAAGATGGAGCTTCGGGTGATTTTTCGGGAGTGATCAAAGGCGGATACCTTTTAGAAAATGGAGAAAAAATCCCGGTCAGAGAGGTACAAATTGTGGGAAATGCCTTTGATACATTGAACCAAATCGAAGCCATCTCCAAAGAAGGAGAACTTTTGGGAGAATCGTCTTTTGTTCCGTATATGTTACTAGATGGATTTACCATTACAGGGGTTACCGAAGAGTAA
- a CDS encoding TldD/PmbA family protein codes for MRNLLKECLAEESGFVELRYHHKESRSFHAERGRVESTALRKRTGVGVRVLEAGTWGFASTSEISKSSIQNAIQVAKKAARLSSALRKDKIPHLPKANFAVGDFIGKGIEDFRNRTVEEKLKLVLDIQNAAAKQSAKLQSVGCGYSEIYEEKAIVTTDGADSFFSMVRPEFRVSAVAKEDGKMESGSHSIGVTGGWDCLFRSQSPTEISDEACKTAVDLLSSSLPDGGLSTVILSPSIVGLLVHEAIGHTVEADFVLSGSVAQGKIGHRVGSDLVTLCDSGYSEYYEGAGGSIPVDDEGVIPTNTVIIKNGILSSYLHNRETAERFGVAPTGSARAWEYGDVPLIRMRNTFLVPGESSLDEMIANTKDGFYLDGAKNGQADATGEFMFAVQKAYRIQNGKITELLKGVTVSGLAFDVLQNVDMVSKEFKWDLGSGHCGKGQPAKVDAGGPYVRTKVLLGGK; via the coding sequence ATGCGGAACCTATTAAAAGAATGTTTGGCCGAAGAGTCCGGATTTGTGGAACTAAGATACCATCATAAAGAAAGTCGTTCCTTTCATGCAGAAAGAGGCAGAGTGGAATCCACTGCCTTACGCAAAAGAACCGGTGTGGGTGTTCGTGTTTTAGAAGCGGGAACTTGGGGTTTTGCTTCCACAAGCGAAATCTCCAAATCCTCCATCCAAAATGCCATCCAGGTAGCCAAAAAAGCCGCTCGCCTATCTTCTGCTTTGCGAAAAGATAAAATTCCCCATTTGCCAAAGGCCAATTTTGCAGTGGGTGATTTTATCGGAAAAGGAATTGAGGACTTTCGTAACCGCACTGTAGAAGAAAAATTAAAACTCGTCCTCGACATTCAAAATGCGGCAGCCAAACAATCCGCAAAACTCCAATCCGTGGGTTGTGGGTATTCTGAAATTTATGAAGAGAAAGCCATTGTGACTACAGATGGAGCCGACAGTTTTTTTAGTATGGTAAGGCCCGAATTTCGAGTCTCCGCTGTAGCCAAAGAAGATGGAAAGATGGAGTCGGGTTCTCATTCGATCGGAGTGACAGGTGGTTGGGATTGTCTTTTTCGTTCCCAGTCTCCTACAGAAATTTCTGATGAAGCTTGTAAAACTGCTGTGGATTTACTCTCAAGTTCATTACCCGATGGTGGACTTTCCACTGTGATTTTATCCCCCTCGATTGTGGGTCTCCTTGTCCACGAAGCCATTGGTCATACTGTCGAGGCAGACTTTGTTTTATCCGGATCTGTGGCCCAAGGAAAAATTGGACATAGGGTTGGTTCCGACTTAGTTACTTTATGCGACTCAGGATATTCTGAATATTACGAAGGAGCCGGTGGTTCCATTCCTGTGGATGATGAAGGAGTGATTCCTACAAACACTGTCATCATTAAAAATGGAATTTTATCCTCTTACCTCCACAACCGAGAAACTGCAGAACGATTTGGTGTGGCACCTACGGGTTCGGCAAGGGCTTGGGAGTATGGTGATGTTCCACTAATTCGTATGCGAAATACATTTCTTGTGCCAGGCGAATCGAGTTTGGATGAGATGATCGCAAACACCAAAGACGGATTCTATTTGGATGGTGCCAAAAATGGCCAAGCGGATGCGACGGGTGAATTTATGTTTGCCGTTCAAAAAGCCTACCGCATCCAAAATGGAAAAATCACAGAACTTTTGAAAGGTGTGACTGTGTCTGGTCTTGCCTTTGATGTATTACAAAATGTAGATATGGTTTCTAAAGAATTCAAATGGGATTTGGGTTCGGGGCATTGTGGAAAAGGACAACCAGCCAAAGTAGATGCCGGTGGCCCGTATGTTCGCACAAAAGTATTGTTAGGTGGTAAGTAA
- a CDS encoding YheT family hydrolase, with the protein MTSSNREFKPRRFLEGRHLQTVYNVLFPPDNSLEDEYYSESILIPTNDGSGDLLWLEHNPPLSQVRKNASKWNGHYLLLIHGMEGSSESHYMVSVGKEALNRGYGVIRMNLRNCGRGLGIAKKPYNAGQSEDLDVVLKYIYKHFSRSIFVSGFSLSANMVIKFFGEKREHYSKAFSATSPPLDLKRSCDFIDSRAGNFYRDHFLDTMKEKVTSGVYEISDKVKERVLRSKSFFDFDDYFTAPISGYANVLEYYNICSSVKYLGGIKVPGLIVHAEDDPVVPSEVWHEIRWKSFPLLQTVLTEKGGHVGFISDPSPDNPEGRWLPRILLDFFDSQIKS; encoded by the coding sequence TTGACGTCGTCTAACAGAGAATTCAAACCCAGACGATTTTTAGAAGGTAGGCATTTACAAACTGTCTACAACGTACTCTTTCCTCCAGACAATTCTCTTGAGGATGAGTATTATTCCGAGAGTATCCTCATTCCCACAAACGATGGGTCTGGGGATCTTCTTTGGTTAGAACACAATCCCCCTCTCTCCCAAGTTCGAAAAAATGCCTCCAAGTGGAACGGCCATTATTTACTTCTCATTCATGGAATGGAAGGAAGTTCGGAATCTCATTATATGGTCAGCGTAGGCAAAGAAGCGCTAAACCGTGGTTATGGGGTAATTCGAATGAATTTGCGCAACTGTGGTCGTGGACTTGGGATTGCCAAAAAACCTTATAATGCCGGCCAATCGGAAGACTTGGATGTTGTCTTAAAATACATTTATAAACATTTTTCCAGATCCATATTTGTTTCTGGATTTTCATTGTCCGCCAATATGGTGATCAAATTTTTTGGAGAAAAAAGGGAACATTATTCAAAAGCCTTTTCGGCCACATCCCCTCCTTTGGATTTAAAAAGAAGTTGTGACTTTATTGATTCCCGCGCTGGTAATTTTTACCGGGATCATTTTTTGGATACCATGAAAGAAAAGGTAACTTCTGGGGTTTATGAAATTTCGGATAAAGTAAAAGAGAGAGTTTTGCGCAGTAAATCCTTTTTTGATTTTGATGATTATTTTACGGCACCTATTTCTGGTTATGCGAATGTATTGGAATACTATAATATTTGTTCCAGTGTCAAATACTTAGGAGGAATCAAAGTTCCTGGCCTAATTGTGCATGCGGAAGATGATCCAGTAGTTCCATCCGAAGTCTGGCATGAAATTCGATGGAAGTCTTTCCCTCTATTACAAACCGTTCTTACGGAAAAAGGAGGACATGTAGGTTTTATCAGTGATCCCTCACCAGACAATCCAGAAGGAAGATGGCTTCCTCGTATCCTTCTAGATTTTTTTGATTCTCAAATCAAATCGTAA
- a CDS encoding ClpP family protease, with protein sequence MPEEETPEKEITETIQDLISDKNMGKKFLEKRKIFLWGPVTDESSKELTAKLMYLEMVDPGKPITFYINSPGGVVTSGLVVYDTMQMISSPVHTVCMGMAASMGSILLIGGKKGNRYIWPNGRVMIHQPSIGGQIQAPATDLLIHAQDIVKTKEKLNQMLAEACGKTYEQLVEDTDRDYYMDADQALAYGIVDKIVNTIDVV encoded by the coding sequence ATGCCAGAAGAAGAAACACCAGAAAAAGAAATCACCGAAACCATCCAAGATCTCATTAGCGACAAAAACATGGGTAAGAAATTCCTGGAAAAACGGAAAATCTTTCTCTGGGGTCCTGTCACTGACGAATCCTCAAAGGAACTCACAGCCAAACTTATGTATTTGGAAATGGTAGATCCTGGAAAACCAATTACGTTTTATATCAATAGCCCCGGTGGTGTTGTCACCTCTGGACTAGTCGTTTATGACACCATGCAGATGATTTCCTCGCCAGTGCATACAGTATGTATGGGAATGGCCGCATCTATGGGTTCTATCCTTCTCATTGGAGGAAAAAAAGGGAATCGTTACATCTGGCCTAACGGTCGAGTGATGATCCACCAACCTTCGATTGGAGGACAAATCCAAGCTCCTGCTACGGATTTACTCATCCATGCGCAAGACATTGTCAAAACTAAAGAAAAACTCAATCAAATGTTAGCTGAGGCTTGTGGCAAAACCTACGAACAATTGGTGGAAGACACTGATCGCGATTATTATATGGATGCCGACCAAGCACTAGCTTACGGGATTGTAGATAAGATCGTAAACACAATTGACGTCGTCTAA
- a CDS encoding FtsB family cell division protein, translated as MTPTKASLLVTYICAGLYLGLLSESGIAERMRLEKELQNLNAEVERLVVENQGLEEKERRLKNDVYALEQEARKYYLLSETAHVLKFEESISQSPEKPKVIPAATFRTAGLSGEWKEPPLFLLRFFFISFSVFLILGVYFKLKRLQPMSNHKRLN; from the coding sequence ATGACACCAACCAAAGCTTCCCTACTCGTAACGTATATTTGTGCTGGTCTCTACCTCGGACTTTTGTCCGAGTCGGGGATAGCTGAACGTATGCGCCTAGAGAAAGAGTTACAAAATCTCAATGCGGAAGTAGAGAGGCTTGTGGTCGAAAACCAAGGGTTGGAAGAAAAAGAACGCCGACTAAAAAATGATGTTTATGCCTTGGAACAGGAAGCAAGGAAGTACTACCTACTTTCTGAAACGGCACATGTATTGAAATTTGAAGAATCAATCTCTCAATCACCAGAAAAACCAAAGGTGATTCCTGCTGCGACATTTCGCACCGCGGGACTCAGTGGGGAATGGAAAGAACCACCCCTCTTTTTATTACGTTTCTTTTTTATTTCTTTCAGTGTTTTCCTGATTCTAGGCGTTTACTTCAAGCTGAAACGCTTGCAACCTATGTCTAATCACAAAAGACTGAATTAA
- the eno gene encoding phosphopyruvate hydratase, with the protein MSQKDSIRSVKAREIMDSRGNPTVEVDVTLEDGSFGRAAVPSGASTGEHEAVELRDGDKKRYSGKGVLKAVENVNSKISKSILGLSATNQLLIDGTMISLDGTANKSKLGANALLGVSMAVAKAAAVHTGLPLYRYIGGTFARELPVPMMNIINGGAHADNNIDFQEFMILPVSAPNFREALRMGAEVFHSLKSVLKGKGLNTAVGDEGGFAPNLTSNSEAIEVILTAIEKAGYKPDLDIKIGLDCAASEFYDEKKKKYILKAEKKPEKTAEELVEYYSNLVSKYPIITMEDGLDENDWTGWKKLSDKLGKKIQLVGDDLFVTNIKKLAQGIEKGIGNSILIKVNQIGTLTETLSAIEMAKKAQYTAVVSHRSGETEDATISHIAVATNSGQIKTGSLSRTDRIAKYNELLRIEEELGKNATYSGVNTFYNLR; encoded by the coding sequence ATGTCCCAAAAAGATAGCATTCGTTCCGTCAAAGCCCGAGAAATCATGGATTCCAGAGGAAATCCAACTGTTGAAGTGGATGTCACTCTAGAAGACGGTTCCTTTGGTCGTGCGGCGGTTCCCTCTGGTGCGTCAACTGGTGAACACGAAGCAGTCGAACTTCGTGACGGTGATAAAAAAAGATACTCCGGAAAAGGTGTACTAAAAGCCGTAGAAAATGTAAATTCTAAAATCTCTAAATCCATCTTAGGCCTTTCGGCAACAAACCAATTACTCATTGATGGAACTATGATCTCTCTGGATGGAACTGCCAACAAATCTAAATTAGGTGCTAATGCACTTCTTGGAGTTTCTATGGCTGTGGCAAAGGCAGCGGCTGTTCATACTGGCCTTCCCCTTTACCGTTATATCGGTGGAACTTTTGCTCGTGAACTTCCTGTGCCTATGATGAATATCATCAATGGCGGTGCTCATGCAGACAATAACATCGACTTTCAAGAATTTATGATTCTACCAGTCTCTGCTCCCAACTTTCGAGAAGCCCTTCGTATGGGTGCCGAAGTGTTTCATAGTTTGAAGTCCGTTCTGAAAGGAAAAGGTCTGAATACTGCTGTGGGTGACGAAGGTGGATTTGCACCAAACCTAACAAGTAATAGTGAAGCCATTGAGGTGATTCTCACTGCCATTGAAAAGGCTGGATACAAACCGGACTTGGATATTAAAATTGGTTTGGACTGCGCAGCTTCTGAGTTCTACGATGAGAAAAAAAAGAAGTATATACTCAAAGCAGAGAAAAAACCAGAAAAGACGGCAGAGGAACTCGTAGAATACTACTCAAATTTAGTGTCCAAGTATCCGATCATTACTATGGAAGACGGTCTGGATGAAAACGATTGGACAGGCTGGAAAAAACTTTCTGATAAACTGGGGAAAAAGATCCAACTTGTGGGGGATGATTTGTTCGTAACCAATATCAAAAAACTCGCACAAGGGATCGAAAAAGGGATTGGTAACTCCATTCTCATCAAAGTGAACCAAATTGGAACTCTCACAGAAACCCTCAGTGCCATTGAAATGGCAAAAAAAGCTCAGTACACTGCTGTTGTGTCTCACAGGTCTGGGGAAACAGAAGATGCTACCATCTCCCATATCGCCGTGGCAACCAATTCCGGCCAAATCAAAACAGGATCCCTCAGCAGAACGGATCGAATTGCAAAATACAATGAACTCCTTCGAATCGAAGAAGAACTCGGTAAAAATGCCACTTATAGCGGAGTAAATACTTTTTACAACCTAAGGTAA